Genomic segment of Saprospira sp. CCB-QB6:
GTCTAGCATCATCAGGTTTTGGGTAACAAAGTCCTTGGCGCGACGAGTAAAAATTGCCTCATTAACCACATGAACGGCTGTAAAGATACTGGGCACTACGGTCACCACAACAATGAGCAAAATGGCCCATTTCATTTGCTTTTCCCGCTTCTTATCGAGGAACTCAATTTGAGGAAACTGCAAAGAGCGCACGACAATCATGGTGGTCAAAGCAATAAAAATTGAGTTGATAAAGAAGAGATAAAAGGCGCCCATAAAGAACTCCAGTTGGAAAGTAGCCAAGCCATAGCCCGCCGTACAAAGTGGAGGCATGAGGGCGGTAGCAATAGCCACCCCTGGAATAGCATTTCCCCGATCGCGGCGAGAGCTGGCCACAATACCAACCACCCCACCCAAAACGGCAATGAGTACATCGTAGAGCGAGGGTTGTGTTCTGGCGATTAGCTCGGCCGTTGGCTCTTTGAGCGGAGACATCAAAAAGTAGATGGCTGCTGCACCAATGCTCAAAACAATCATGAGGACTAGGTTGCGCAAAGAGTATTTAAGCGTACCAAAATCATTGGTAGCCACGGAAAAGCCCACCCCGACAATCGGTCCCATTAGGGGCGAGATAAGCATGGCCCCAATTACTACTGCCGTAGAGTTGGTATTGAGTCCAATCGAGGCGATCAAACAGGCAAAAATGAGGGCCCAAAGGTTTCCCCCTCTAAATTCAATGCTCTTTTTGACATTCTCGGTCGTTCCGGCCTCATCGGTATCCAGATGCAAGCTAAACAAGCGGGTAATCTCATCCCAAAGACGCTTGAGCAAGTAAGTAAATGTATTCGGCATACTCATAAGTTTTAAAATGGACTATCAAGATACAAAAGCGATTTAGTTTTTTGTCCCCTATAGATTCAAATAGCGACTTTGGTCACAAAAAAAGAGCAACTGAAAACCAGTTGCTCTTTTTTTTGTGGAGATCTATGAGGGTTTAAACCGTCATGAGTTCTTCTTCTTTTTTAGCAAAGATGGCATCCACCTGCTTGCTATACTTATCGGTTAGCTCTTGTACCGTTTGTTCGCTGCGCTTTCCTGCATCCTCGGGATAACCTTCTTTAACAGCGGCTTTCACATCTTGGATGGCATCGCGGCGAGCGTTGCGAATACTCACTTTGGCATCTTCAGCAAAGCCAGAAGCTTGCTTCACCAATTGCTTACGACGTTCTTCGGTAAGGGGTGGCACTACCATACGGACCACCTCTCCATCGCTTTGAGGAGTAATTCCCAAATTAGCGGCATAGAGGGCTTGCTCTACAACAGGGACCATTTTCTTTTCAAAGGGTTGAATGACGAGGGTACGAGCATCTGTTGTTTTGATGCCAGCCACTTGATTGAGTGGGGTGGGCATACCGTAATACTCTACTTTTACGTCGGCTACCATTTGAGGGGTAGCTTTTCCTGAGCGAATCTTAATGAGTTCGCGCTGAAAGTGGACAATGCTGTTTTGCATGCCTTCTTCGGCAGCTTCTAGGGCTAAATCTATATCTTCTTGCATAACTTAAAATGGTAATTATAAGGTTGTAAAGGAGCTTGTTAGTCAGGCCCCTCGCAAAGAACGCTGCTATATTACAACTTTTGGGGCTATTTTTCAATGAACTTATTTAAGAACTATGAAAAATGGGGGGTTACAAGCGCTGCAAAGCCACCAACTTCGCATAAACCCCATTTTGGGCCACTAAGGAGGCGGGGGTTCCTCTTTCTACAATTTTTCCTTCTTGCATGACTAAGATTTCATCGGCTTGTTGCACCGTAGAAAGGCGGTGCGCAATCAGCAAGGCGGTGCGCTCTTGCATGAGCTCATCTAGGGCTTTTTGTACGGCCTGTTCAGATTCGGCATCTAGGGCCGAACTGGCCTCATCTAATATCAAAACCTGAGGGTTGCGCAGTACCGCTCTAGCAATGGTCAGCCGTTGCCGCTGCCCCCCACTGAGCTTCATGCCTCGGTCCCCAATATTGGTTTGATAGCCCTCTTCTTGCTCCATAATGAAGTCGTGGGCAAAGGCAATTTTGGCCGCCGCTTCTACTTGCTCTTTGCTTACGTTGGGCAAACCAAAAACGATGTTGTTATATATGGTATCATTAAAGAGAATGGCATCCTGAGAAACCATCCCAAACAAGGCCCGCAAATCTTGTAGGCGATATGCCGAAAGGGGCTCGCCATCCAAAAGGATTTCGCCAGCCTGCGGCTCATAGAAACGGGGAAGTAAATCGGCAATAGTTGATTTTCCAGAACCCGATACGCCCACCAAGGCGATGGTTTTCCCTTTCTCTAAGCGAAAGCTCACTCCATCCAATACTTTTTGGTCCTTTTCATAACCAAACTGAATGTTCTTTACCTCTATGGCTTCTTTGAGCTGATCGATGGGCGAGGCATTGGGCTGCTCATCAATTTCTCTGGGCGCTTTGAGGATTTGGTTGAGGCGATCGGCCGCAGCTCGACCCTTTTGCACATCATAAAGGGCGGTGGCAAAGGATTTAGCGGGATCAATGATATTGTAAAACATCAGGATGAACATCACAAAGGTCGAGGCATCAAAGGCGCCATCAAAGACGAGATGTCCACCATAGAGCAAAAGGGCCGCAATGACGCAGATCCCCAAGAATTCTGTCAAGGGCGAGGAGAGGTCCTTGCGCCACTGAATCCGATTGCTCACATTCAGATAATAGCTATTTTCTTCGGCAAAACGCTCCCGCTGAAAGCCCTCGGCCCCAAAGGCTTGGATCACTCTTAATCCCCCAATGCTCTCTTCTATTTGAGAGAGGATGCGGCCCAGACTGGCCTGTGCCTTGGCCGAGTTTTTCCGCAAAACCTTACCCAATTGGCCAATAATAAGGCCCACAAAAAGGAAAAGCCCAAAAGAAAAACCCGTTAGTTCTGGACTAATATAGAGCATGACGCCCACCGAACCAATTAAGGTGAGGGGCGAACGGACCAAGGTTTCTACCGAACGCAGCACGCTCCATTGTAGCTCTTTGACATCCGAGCTGAGTCTCGACATCAAATCGCCTTTGCGCTCTTGCGAAAAGTAAGAAAGCGGCAAACTCATCAATTGGCCAAAAACGGCCTGCCGCAAATCTCTTTCGATGCCGTTCCGTACGGGAGCCATGACAAAAAGGGCCAAATAGCGGAACACATTCTTAAAAAAGAAGGCCCCAATCATGATCCCACAAACCCAAAAAAGGGCCGCAGGTCGCCCATGCTCCTGCATATACATAATCAATTCCCGATTGAAGAAAATTACCCACTGATCGCTCCAACTTGCCGTAGGATCTTGGGCGGGCAGGCTAGGCATTTCCTCCTTAAACAGAATATCGAGAAAGGGCCCCAAAAGCATTAGCGAAAAGATGCTAAAAAAGGCGGTTAGGGCATTAAAAATCACATTGAGAACGCCTAGGAAACGGTAGGGTTTCAGATAGGCTAAAACGGCTATAAATGCTTTCATTTTCAGGCCCATTTGGGCAAATTAGTGAAGACTAAATAACTGGGGTTGGGGGGCAAAGCTGCCAAAGTACAAAACAAAACGCAATAGCGACTCATGTCGGCCACTTTTTGGCCCATCCCCGCCAAGGAGTAGACGAGAACGCTATATTTCAGGATGTTTTGGGGCTGCCCACTCGCTTCGCTCGGGTCGGGCCATTGCGCAGCTCGCAGGTCTGCTCGGCCCTGCGGCGGCTGCGCCACCTTGGTCTGCCGCCTTCGGCGGCCCTGCTACAGCCCCTCAGCCGCGGGCCTTCGGCCCTTTTTAATTACAGAATAGCGCAATCCTTTTGGAGTATCCTATTTGACAGAGATCAAACCCCTTAATCCTTTTGGACTATCTATTTGACAGAGATCTAAGCCTAAGCGGCCCTATGGCCGAAGGCCAAACGGCCTAGCGATGTGCAGCAGTGGCCGTAGGCCAGACCAAGCGGGCGAAGCCCGCGCAGGGCCGAGCGAACAGCGAGCTGCGGAACGTAGCGCCGCAAGGCGAAGCCGCAGCGGAGGCCCCAAAAAATAGTGAGCTGCGACAACCAGGCTCGAAGAGGCGCCAGTTCGATGACTGAAAGGAGTAACGCCCCAAAACAGCAAACTAATTTTGAGTGAAAATGCATTCATCAAAAAATGGGAGTACAGCCCTGAGCTATACTCCCATTTTGCTTTAATCTTCCATCAAGACCTCATAAATATCGTCTAATTCATCAAAGGATTTATAGCCGACTTTTTCCTCTTCGCCTCCTTTGAGAGAGAGGCCTTTAATGCCGAGGGCCAGAATATCGTCTAGCTCTGGGGCCTCAAAGGGGAGACTCAGGCAGAGCGGATAAGTTTGGGCCAGCTCGGCTAATTGGGCTTTTTGCTGGGGGTTGAGGTCCTTCCAGTGCATATTATTGCGCTCTAGATCGAGCAGGAAGAAAGCCGTATAGGGTTGCCATTCGGCATAAGTGCTAGCCAATTGGGGGAGGTCATCTAGGGATTCTAGCACATCCTCCTTAATAATTTGGGTATGTTGGGCCAATTCTTTGGCAGCGGTCAGGCTAGAAAAGGGGCCGAGTTGAATAGCTTGCAGGCCGAGTTTTTCGATCCAGGGCAGGAGTTCTTCGGCTTGATTGAGCCCCATAAACTCCCCAACAATTTTGGGGCCGACCAGCCACTCCTTCATCGCTTTAAACTCCGTAATAGAAAGAGATTCGGCGGCATTTGGGTCGATACAAAAGCCCATATATTCCACGCCCCAAGCAGCAAAATAGCGGGCGTCGGTTAGGTTGGCCATTTGAGAGGCCTTAATCATTGTTTTTAACATGGCGGTATATTGAAGTTTGGGCAAAGGTAAGCAAGCGCTTCTATTTGTCCCATTTTGGGCCTTTGAAAATCATTTGGGGCAAGGTCTTGGTCTTGAAAATTTTCTTAAATTGAGCAAAAGCAAAAGATTATGCAAAAATTCCTATGGATCTTGTTGGTGGCCCTTCCCCTCTTTGTTTGGGGCCAAGACAAAAGGCCCGATGCCAGTTTAGATTGGGAGCGTTTTTTTATGCCTGGTGTGGGCTATACGAATTTCATTCCTCAGCACAACATGGATAGTTTGGGCTTATTTCACGGTATCAATGCCCAGATAGTGATTTTCAGCGTTGGCAATTCTGATAAGGATATGCTGGGCTATCTGCGGATAGAAGGGCGCTACAGCCAGTTGGGCAGCAGCAAAAAAGGGGGCGAGAATCTAAGTTATTGGGGGTTTTCGGCTTTGGGTTCTTTTGAGCGAGGTATTCGTCGGCATTTTATGGTGCCTTATTATGGTTTGGAGCTAGGCGGCATATCGAGAAGTTCGGCAGAGCAGGGCTTTCAGTTTAGTCCAGTTTTGGGTTTTAATATCTATCAGGCCGAGCGAGTTTTGGTCCATATTCAGGCCCAATATCCTTATGTAAACAACAGAGAATTT
This window contains:
- a CDS encoding DUF389 domain-containing protein, translating into MPNTFTYLLKRLWDEITRLFSLHLDTDEAGTTENVKKSIEFRGGNLWALIFACLIASIGLNTNSTAVVIGAMLISPLMGPIVGVGFSVATNDFGTLKYSLRNLVLMIVLSIGAAAIYFLMSPLKEPTAELIARTQPSLYDVLIAVLGGVVGIVASSRRDRGNAIPGVAIATALMPPLCTAGYGLATFQLEFFMGAFYLFFINSIFIALTTMIVVRSLQFPQIEFLDKKREKQMKWAILLIVVVTVVPSIFTAVHVVNEAIFTRRAKDFVTQNLMMLDKSEVLQYKATYASDSSVIEVIMFGEELSPERIAEFSRKLKNYELEHTFLDIHQSTEKRPTNLPQQNFDVSKYEEIYRRKTEEIESRESQIRDLQEQIIRLKEAQNPIHKANLDKISRKIAALYPDIEAIGLSEVVKSSQLQDSVITDTLPTALIHWKNSRQADKYTQNLSKYLQLELGLDTVEVVIY
- the frr gene encoding ribosome recycling factor; the encoded protein is MQEDIDLALEAAEEGMQNSIVHFQRELIKIRSGKATPQMVADVKVEYYGMPTPLNQVAGIKTTDARTLVIQPFEKKMVPVVEQALYAANLGITPQSDGEVVRMVVPPLTEERRKQLVKQASGFAEDAKVSIRNARRDAIQDVKAAVKEGYPEDAGKRSEQTVQELTDKYSKQVDAIFAKKEEELMTV
- a CDS encoding ABC transporter ATP-binding protein, with protein sequence MKAFIAVLAYLKPYRFLGVLNVIFNALTAFFSIFSLMLLGPFLDILFKEEMPSLPAQDPTASWSDQWVIFFNRELIMYMQEHGRPAALFWVCGIMIGAFFFKNVFRYLALFVMAPVRNGIERDLRQAVFGQLMSLPLSYFSQERKGDLMSRLSSDVKELQWSVLRSVETLVRSPLTLIGSVGVMLYISPELTGFSFGLFLFVGLIIGQLGKVLRKNSAKAQASLGRILSQIEESIGGLRVIQAFGAEGFQRERFAEENSYYLNVSNRIQWRKDLSSPLTEFLGICVIAALLLYGGHLVFDGAFDASTFVMFILMFYNIIDPAKSFATALYDVQKGRAAADRLNQILKAPREIDEQPNASPIDQLKEAIEVKNIQFGYEKDQKVLDGVSFRLEKGKTIALVGVSGSGKSTIADLLPRFYEPQAGEILLDGEPLSAYRLQDLRALFGMVSQDAILFNDTIYNNIVFGLPNVSKEQVEAAAKIAFAHDFIMEQEEGYQTNIGDRGMKLSGGQRQRLTIARAVLRNPQVLILDEASSALDAESEQAVQKALDELMQERTALLIAHRLSTVQQADEILVMQEGKIVERGTPASLVAQNGVYAKLVALQRL
- a CDS encoding N-(5'-phosphoribosyl)anthranilate isomerase; translated protein: MLKTMIKASQMANLTDARYFAAWGVEYMGFCIDPNAAESLSITEFKAMKEWLVGPKIVGEFMGLNQAEELLPWIEKLGLQAIQLGPFSSLTAAKELAQHTQIIKEDVLESLDDLPQLASTYAEWQPYTAFFLLDLERNNMHWKDLNPQQKAQLAELAQTYPLCLSLPFEAPELDDILALGIKGLSLKGGEEEKVGYKSFDELDDIYEVLMED